One window of the Lytechinus variegatus isolate NC3 chromosome 3, Lvar_3.0, whole genome shotgun sequence genome contains the following:
- the LOC121410096 gene encoding uncharacterized protein At5g50100, chloroplastic-like — MATSTCIRNLTKSFSQRKLKELGKRSVCSTSSFLAAPSTRVDIGVNRTGKTKVLYDGECPLCIQEIKLVKYLNKNKDVIHFVDISQPGYNQMEHNNIPLDEALGIMHVIGPDNTVHKKIDAVDAMYRAVGWGWATGFMKWPIFAGLFDRGYMWFARNRLRLTGQQCREGNCKIPDA, encoded by the exons ATGGCAACCTCGACATGTATAAGAAATTTAACGAAGTCGTTTTCGCAACGCAAATTAAAAGAGCTGGGAAAAAGAAGCGTGTGTTCAACTAGTTCATTCTTAGCCGCACCATCAACAAGGGTAGATATAGGTGTGAACAGGACTGGAAAAACTAAG GTACTATACGATGGGGAATGTCCACTTTGCATTCAGGAGATCAAACTTGTGAAGTATCTTAACAAGAACAAAGATGTTATCCACTTTGTTGACATCTCTCAACCAGGGTACAATCAGATGGAACATAACAACATACCTTTAGATGAAGCCTTGGGTATCATGCATGTTATAGGACCAGATAACACA GTGCATAAGAAGATAGATGCTGTTGATGCCATGTACAGAGCTGTAGGTTGGGGTTGGGCAACCGGTTTCATGAAATGGCCAATATTTGCTGGATTATTTGATAGAGGCTACATGTGGTTTGCACGCAACCGACTTCGACTGACTGGTCAGCAGTGTAGGGAAGGGAACTGCAAGATTCCTGACGCATGA